The Macadamia integrifolia cultivar HAES 741 chromosome 3, SCU_Mint_v3, whole genome shotgun sequence genome segment AACAGGTAAGGTTGGTTCTGCTGGAATAGGTGGAGGAGCTTGAGCCTTACATTTACATGAAGCTAAGCCTTCATAAAATTTCTTTTATATGAATTTCCCTCCATTTAATTCCCTTTGCAACCCTTCTTCTGCGATCACTTCTCGCTTCTCGGAGTATAGTTTCAGGCCCTCAGCCCTACAACAGGTCCTAGCTATACCTGTGATGATGGAGACCATCGGTGTGGCGGAGAATCCCAACCATTAGGCCTGATTAGCGATCAACTGTTTGCTCGATGGTCTCAATTTTAGGCTTTGCATATCGATTCCTTAAATCAGTCATTGTTGGTCTTGGCCCTCAGCAGCGCAGGATAGATTACGGTCGGATTGAGAccaatcgattgacaccctagATTTGGTTGTCAAGTAAAGTTAATTTTAATAACTAACTTTTAAAATTAATTGCATAATTATTAGGAAATTTTTTGGTTAGTTAGATCAGAAAACTGAATTCGACTCAAAAATTACTCTATAGCCAAGAGCCATTCTCTGTGGAGAAAGTATAAAATGCTGTGTCTATCAACGTTTTAAAACATGGAATCCGGATCAAATTGTTTTATCAACGTTTTAAAACATGGAATCGAGATCAAATTGGTCTCTCTTGATTTCGATCTGAATTACTAAAAATGAGTCCCAAGGAACCTTAGAATTGACCTCATTTGTGCAAATGTATAGCGATTTTAAGGTTTCTTGGCATGAATTGCTCCcaagaaaccctagaattgatcctcagatttaaaatgtacagtgattttccaattttttgaCATGAATCAGCTGTGGCGATCATAGCGGATTTCAATCCTTATCGATTGAACCCTAATTGAGCCTAAAGTCACACCTTACCGCCATAAttactctttgtttttttccttcggCTTGGTCAAATAGAGAAAcctattttcttaatttcttataattaaaaaaaaaaaattagaaactctacCTACCATGGCCTGCACCAGTGTGGCGGCTATTAAGGGAGTCGGTAAGAGTATCAATGGAAACAGGATCATCTATGTCTGGGCTCAGGTCGTATGATCTATttgcataaaaagaaaaacgaaaaaagaaaaaggaaaaaaaaaatgttatctgATCGTGTGACCTTTGTATAAACACGATCTAATCGTCAAATGTTCTTTTACAATTTACTTTCAGAACAAACTTAGAATGTAATTATGCTATATAATATTATCTCTCTTTGTTGTTTTcactgaaaaaagaaagatgagggTGGTGATTTCATGGTTTCACCACCCATGTTAGGGCGCAAGAACGTTACCACAGTAGGGTAACAGTGTTTCATCCATGGTATGTTGACATCATTTTCTTTCGAAACATGATTCTAAGTGTTGATATTGGATTGGTGGTGTCGAATTAATATTGACTTAGATATTGATACATGATCGATCAATTATCAGTATCGATCTGAGAGTAAATCATATATCTTATGTGAAAAGTAAGGACAAAATTAACCGATATAGATTTATCCGATTCAATCTGAATTGATATTGTATCAATTATCGACCTTCGGTGCCGATTCCAAGGACCAATCCTTGCTTCGGGCCAACCAAACACAACGGCACTGGTGGGAAAATAGAGGCCGGGAAGTGGGGAACCATTCATACGCACTTTCCTTCTTCGTCAACCCACCCTTCCTTCCCGAATCCCGACTGTCGGCTAGCGTCTGTGGGGCCCAGTGTGCACACGCCTCTTACGCCTTTCTTGCGCTCCTCTTAAATCTCCAACATTTATTCATGAAAGCACTAACATGCGCAGGTTGCTTATTTGTAAACCCCGAAATATCTATTAGACCACTACTACTCATAAAACTAAATATATGAGTTGCTCCAACgtaatctttcaaaaaaaaagttGCTCCAACGTCTACCATATAATGATGAACAGTAAGTGGCATCTACCGTAATTAGTGACCTACTTCAGGGTTTACTTCCTAACTATCCTCTTCTCTTTAAAACCCTCATTTTCGTTCGCCCTTCCCAATCAAAATCCCACCACTCTCTCACTTCCGCATTACCATAGGAAGTCTGCGAGACtaaacccttctctctctctctctttgtcttgCTCGCCGAAAGAGGCGGAATTCAGGAGTCGAACGCCATGGACAGAATCTGCCGCGTAGGAAGAGCGGCGACGCATCGGGCACCACGAATTGGACTTCTTCCAAACCACCGAACCTTTGGAGCCGCAGCAGTTCAGCTCCAAGACGATTACGACTACTATGATGAAGACGATTATGAGTTCTCCCGCGATCGGCCTCGGTTGTCACCCGTTGAGGATTCCGATGGATCGATTGGTAGCAGGGGTGTGCAGTGGGTGTTCATGGGGAGCCCTGGTGCTAAGAAACACGTTTACGCTGAGAAGCTGTCGAAGCTTCTGCGAGTACCTCACATTTCCATGGGAAGCCTTGTTCGTCAAGAACTCAGCCCTCGTTCTTCTCTTTACAAGCAGGTGGGTATCCTACTACGCCACTACTCTCTTTCTATGTTTCTTCTcgaattcaattcattctttaTGGGTTTTCTTCGAATTCTTCGACTTGATTCGGAATTTCTGTCATTCGATTCTTTTTGTTAATTTAATTTAGTAATGAAATCTTTTCTTTGTTggatttaaaaaaggaaaaaaaactcgACAAAATATTTCCGTGCTCACGTTCTTCCTGAATCTGAACCTTGAATTTGCCCTGTTTgatatttttttgtcattcGAGAGAGAAGGGCATTTTTGGGTATCTTGCCCACTTCCTTGGAATTACTGGGGAGTTTTAGTAGTTAGTAGAAACCCTAGAGCGAACATGGTGGTGGTCAACTGTTAGTGGTCAACTTTGGGCTCATGATGAACGGTGTAGGCGCTTGCTTATTCGATTGACAAGGACACGGACTATTTCCGTAGCATATGAAAAAACCGGAATGCCCTGGGGTGtcatctcctctctctctctctgtgggtgGGGGAAGGTTTAGTGAATGGGGTTGGTAGATTGAACCATCTTCAGAGTTCAGACTACAGAGTTGGATTATTCGTCAATGGGGTTGTTGTATTTCTCCCTTTGCCTGTTTTCTACTTAGCTTTGGAGTTAACTTATAAATCTCATATGGCGACGTCTTTAGGGACTTCTTTTCGCATCAAAACTTATCTGTTAACAATGGTTGTGGAAGCAGATTGCGAATGCTGTGAACGAAGGGAAGCTTGTACCTGAAGAAATAATCTTTGGACTTCTGTCAAAGAGACTGCAAGAAGGCTATTACAGAGGTGAAACTGGGTT includes the following:
- the LOC122073133 gene encoding probable adenylate kinase 7, mitochondrial; its protein translation is MDRICRVGRAATHRAPRIGLLPNHRTFGAAAVQLQDDYDYYDEDDYEFSRDRPRLSPVEDSDGSIGSRGVQWVFMGSPGAKKHVYAEKLSKLLRVPHISMGSLVRQELSPRSSLYKQIANAVNEGKLVPEEIIFGLLSKRLQEGYYRGETGFILDGIPRTRIQAEILDQVADIDLVVNFRCSEDCLVKKHLGSGICAQCHESAPVRNLGSTLVKTSSAGVEDAQKGKLQIYEEQSKPLEDYYRKQKKLLDFQVNGGPGETWQGLLAALHLQHMNAIHSSQKINVGF